From one Formosa sediminum genomic stretch:
- the rnpA gene encoding ribonuclease P protein component: MKHTYGKTEKLKSKITIEKLFSEGKSVSAYPLRLVYLKTNFEDDVTIKAGVSVSKRHFKLAVHRNRIKRLLREAYRLNKNAHFSTISSQYAFMILYFGKDVPNYNFVEKKVNTLFEKFTKAEANNL, from the coding sequence ATGAAACACACTTACGGAAAAACCGAAAAACTTAAAAGCAAAATAACAATAGAAAAACTCTTTTCTGAAGGGAAATCTGTATCAGCTTATCCGTTACGCTTAGTGTATTTAAAAACCAATTTTGAAGATGATGTAACTATAAAAGCTGGTGTATCTGTAAGTAAACGTCATTTTAAATTAGCTGTACACAGAAATCGAATAAAACGGCTATTAAGAGAAGCTTACAGATTAAATAAAAATGCACACTTTAGTACGATTTCATCTCAATATGCGTTTATGATTTTATATTTTGGTAAAGACGTTCCTAATTACAACTTTGTTGAAAAGAAAGTAAATACCTTATTTGAAAAATTTACAAAAGCTGAAGCCAACAATCTATAA